In Dermacentor albipictus isolate Rhodes 1998 colony chromosome 6, USDA_Dalb.pri_finalv2, whole genome shotgun sequence, the following proteins share a genomic window:
- the LOC139060950 gene encoding uncharacterized protein translates to MPDHGRGRVHRFRDHVVAGVNWRPTRLVNEVPSSRVCGLCRMIPKRMVILPCGDALCQSCFEGSVGRCPLDQVQFEVAECVVCEFPGRTVNTLKVYCWNEAHGCEYTGTMDRMLEHYENECTFHAVECLRCGEGVQHRDLPTHYAAGCSAGVSTAITESSQPTAVTLEDLNAALEHVKAMLGCLNHDQLLPLIQSQFNELTEQARNQEARFTRELGACEQNLKAEMEQITATISSTVSQQRTSQQNPLEEASTSRSLSLRSEQDEIRRKRGHSGHLKHSRQTSPEPYSSRVIARCEAVFVDVRHLTSAQPIPKRIKQINCVQYLLTLENFEEIIQCREGFKQFAEITVCHMKDTSFTIAVWKYGDCAADLVLKIQFNGRLVDSKRWPRFWNVDARHPVTSIHRSLTAAAELCCCNRDDPSLLHFHLRFATDIATLKKGGYLRDGKMEFRIWLSESKKEGSIRGAP, encoded by the exons ATGCCGGATCACGGACGAGGACGGGTGCACCGTTTTCGCGACCACGtcgtcgccggcgtcaactggcgaccgacgcGGCTCGTCAACGAGGTTCCCAGTTCACGTGTCTGCGGCCTCTGCCGCATGATCCCCAAACGGATGGTGATATTGCCGTGTGGTGACGCTCTGTGCCAATCTTGCTTCGAAGGGAGCGTCGGGCGGTGTCCATTGGATCAAGTGCAATTCGAAGTAGCGGAATGCGTGGTTTGTGAATTCCCTGGCAGAACAGTGAACACCCTGAAG gtgtactgctggaacgaagcgcacggctgcgagtacacgggcaccatggaccgcatgctggaacactacgagaacgagtgcacatttcacGCCGTGGAATGTTTGCGATGCGGCGAGGGAGTCCAGCACAGAGACCTGCCGACGCACTACGCGGCCGGATGCAGTGCCGGTGTTTCTACTGCGATCACAGAGTCCTCGCAACCTACAGCAGTGACACTCGAAGACTTGAACGCTGCCCTTGAACACGTGAAGGCGATGCTGGGATGCCTCAACCACGACCAGCTGCTGCCACTGATTCAGAGTCAGTTCAATGAGCTTACAGAACAAGCCAGAAACCAGGAAGCCAGGTTCACTCGCGAGCTCGGAGCATGCGAGCAGAATTTAAAGGCCGAGATGGAACAAATCACCGCCACGATTTCCTCGACCGTGTCGCAGCAGCGGACGTCTCAGCAAAATCCATTGGAAGAAGCcagcacgtcgaggtcgctgTCGTTGCGCTCGGAACAAGATGAGATACGTCGAAAGCGTGGACACTCAGGTCACCTGAAACACTCGCGGCAAACTTCCCCGGAGCCTTATTCCAGCCGTGTCATTGCCCGTTGTGAGGCTGTGTTCGTTGACGTTCGGCATTTGACCAGTGCGCAGCCGATACCCAAGCGCATTAAACAAATTAACTGCGTGCAATATCTGCTTACCCTAGAAAACTTTGAGGAAATCATTCAGTGCAGGGAAGGCTTCAAACAGTTTGCCGAGATTACGGTGTGCCACATGAAGGACACGTCTTTTACCATTGCCGTCTGGAAGTACGGCGATTGTGCAGCTGACCTCGTTCTGAAGATCCAGTTTAACGGGAGGCTGGTGGACTCTAAGCGTTGGCCGCGTTTCTGGAACGTGGACGCGAGACATCCAGTAACATCCATTCACCGTTCGTTGACTGCCGCTGCCGAGCTTTGTTGCTGCAACCGCGATGACCCCTCATTGCTGCACTTCCACCTCCGATTTGCTACAGACATTGCCACGCTGAAAAAGGGCGGCTACCTCCGAGACGGAAAGATGGAGTTCCGTATCTGGCTCAGCGAAAGTAAGAAGGAAGGTAGCATCAGAGGAGCACCCTAA